In the Devosia sp. SL43 genome, one interval contains:
- a CDS encoding FKBP-type peptidyl-prolyl cis-trans isomerase, producing MTEAKMGDVVRINYTGRLTNGTQFDSSSGKEPLEFTIGLGQVIKGLEAQVAGMEPGSKSTVTIPCDQAYGPHRKEAIQTLDRAKVPSGIDVRPGTQLKARTADGGLLPITVVEVDDSIVKVDANHPLAGQDLVFDVELVEIVQAA from the coding sequence ATGACGGAAGCCAAGATGGGCGACGTTGTTCGCATCAATTATACCGGCCGCCTGACCAACGGGACGCAGTTCGACAGCTCGTCGGGCAAGGAGCCGCTCGAATTCACCATTGGCCTGGGCCAGGTGATCAAGGGGCTCGAAGCCCAGGTCGCCGGCATGGAGCCGGGCAGCAAGTCCACCGTGACCATCCCCTGCGACCAGGCCTATGGCCCGCATCGCAAGGAGGCCATCCAGACGCTGGACCGCGCCAAGGTGCCATCGGGCATCGATGTGCGGCCCGGCACGCAATTGAAGGCCCGAACCGCCGATGGCGGCCTGCTGCCGATCACGGTGGTCGAAGTGGATGACAGCATCGTCAAGGTTGACGCCAACCACCCACTGGCCGGGCAGGACCTGGTGTTCGATGTCGAACTGGTCGAGATCGTCCAGGCGGCGTGA
- a CDS encoding glycosyltransferase family 4 protein: MTEPAPMFTAAAFAIPGDATQKTGGYIYEYELLQALRRSGRTMHHLELGAGFPNPSADETAAAIAAMAALPPDMPLIIDGLVYGSIDTAGLRTVAAPIIAMIHHPLGLETGLAPAPAQFLLEREADNLQLAQAVLVPSPHTARILVQQFNVPDGKITVAPPGFRAADPEHRPQSPPLILSVGILAERKGHDVLVAALGRIRELDWQAAIVGKTHDASVERALRRQIADLGLEDRIILSGLLSDEAVIEHYRQATLFALATRYEGYGIVLGEAMLHGLPIVTCNTGAVPDTVAKGAGILVAVDDVDGFAQALRLVLTQTPVRQEMSRLSAQAGRQLNSWNETEPIVSHVLDQASIRSRNL; encoded by the coding sequence ATGACCGAACCAGCGCCCATGTTCACAGCCGCGGCCTTCGCCATTCCCGGCGATGCCACGCAGAAAACCGGTGGCTATATCTACGAGTATGAGCTGCTGCAGGCCCTGCGCCGTAGTGGGCGCACAATGCACCATCTGGAACTGGGCGCCGGCTTTCCAAACCCGAGCGCCGATGAGACTGCTGCCGCTATCGCCGCCATGGCGGCTCTCCCGCCGGATATGCCTTTGATCATTGATGGCCTGGTTTATGGGTCCATCGACACCGCTGGACTGCGCACTGTCGCGGCACCCATCATCGCCATGATCCATCACCCGCTCGGGCTCGAAACGGGGTTGGCGCCGGCGCCGGCGCAATTTCTGCTGGAGCGCGAGGCTGATAACCTGCAACTGGCGCAGGCCGTACTGGTCCCCAGCCCGCACACGGCGCGCATCCTGGTGCAACAGTTCAATGTCCCCGACGGCAAGATTACCGTGGCGCCACCCGGCTTTCGTGCTGCTGACCCCGAGCACAGGCCACAGTCGCCGCCTCTGATCCTGTCCGTGGGGATATTGGCCGAGCGAAAAGGGCATGATGTCCTGGTCGCCGCACTCGGCCGCATCAGGGAGCTTGATTGGCAGGCGGCGATTGTTGGCAAGACCCATGATGCATCAGTTGAACGAGCGCTGCGCCGGCAGATAGCGGATCTGGGCCTTGAGGATCGCATCATCCTTTCCGGCCTTCTGAGCGACGAGGCGGTGATTGAACACTATCGGCAGGCCACGCTATTTGCCCTGGCCACGCGCTACGAGGGCTACGGCATCGTGCTGGGTGAGGCCATGTTGCACGGTCTTCCCATCGTCACCTGCAACACTGGTGCTGTGCCAGATACTGTTGCAAAGGGCGCAGGCATTCTTGTCGCGGTGGACGATGTCGACGGATTTGCCCAAGCTCTCCGCTTGGTGTTGACCCAGACGCCGGTACGGCAAGAGATGTCCAGGCTGTCAGCCCAGGCCGGACGACAGCTGAACAGCTGGAATGAGACCGAACCGATTGTCAGTCATGTGCTGGACCAGGCTTCTATCAGGTCTAGAAACCTCTAG
- a CDS encoding ABC transporter permease produces MRHRLAAVLPTALAVVAILAIWQVLASLTQGMFVFSGPASVVITLVAEAPLLVGALGVTLRSAAVGFVLGNAAAMALAIVALAMPRVEKLISGIVLVPFCLPFVATGPILRVVYGVGEGPQVTLAALATYYTTYLCLLVGLRAMPASWLDLVRSYGRGRVTELVHVRAMASFPYFTAGLQIGAPAAFLGAMVGEFTGAERGLGVLSIRAMRGLDADMTWAIAVLAAGVSAVAFWLFGWLGRRLGAGAPPLLLAAHRQDPIRSRSSALMHGLGNLALLAGVILALWLGLMQVFGLSPFFAKRPQDVLVFLFTEPAADANRATLLGTFWQTLSLTLPGYVAGLGLGVGLAIVLVLRPAVAAGMLPIAIALRSVPIVTTAPLLVLALGRGAVGTITIVAVMIFLPTLAACLEGMRRTPQPVLDLFASYAASSWQKLIHAQIPAMLPAFFASARMAVPAALLAATTAEWLATGTGMGSLMAMTASTSNYAMLWSAIVLLALTASLLYALLQSLERRILKTFASEQLAL; encoded by the coding sequence GTGAGGCATCGCCTGGCTGCAGTCCTGCCCACCGCTCTGGCTGTCGTTGCCATACTGGCGATCTGGCAGGTCCTCGCCAGCCTGACGCAGGGCATGTTCGTTTTTTCCGGTCCGGCATCGGTCGTGATTACACTCGTTGCGGAGGCGCCGTTGCTGGTGGGCGCCCTCGGGGTCACGCTCAGGTCTGCCGCCGTCGGGTTTGTTCTGGGTAATGCGGCGGCTATGGCGCTGGCCATTGTTGCCTTGGCAATGCCGCGTGTTGAGAAACTGATATCGGGCATTGTACTGGTTCCTTTCTGCCTGCCGTTCGTCGCCACCGGTCCCATTCTGCGCGTCGTATACGGCGTCGGCGAAGGCCCGCAGGTCACCCTGGCGGCACTGGCGACATATTACACGACATACCTTTGTCTGCTGGTTGGCCTCCGCGCCATGCCGGCCAGCTGGCTGGATCTCGTGCGCAGCTATGGGCGCGGACGGGTGACCGAACTTGTGCATGTTCGCGCCATGGCTTCGTTTCCATACTTCACGGCGGGTCTGCAAATCGGCGCGCCCGCAGCCTTTCTGGGCGCCATGGTGGGCGAGTTCACTGGAGCCGAACGCGGCCTCGGCGTGCTCAGCATTCGCGCAATGCGCGGGCTCGACGCTGATATGACCTGGGCCATCGCCGTGCTGGCTGCCGGCGTGTCGGCAGTGGCCTTCTGGCTTTTTGGCTGGCTCGGTCGCCGTCTTGGGGCAGGGGCGCCACCCTTGCTGTTGGCGGCCCATCGGCAGGATCCGATCCGATCTCGATCATCTGCCTTGATGCATGGCCTCGGGAACCTGGCTCTTCTCGCCGGTGTCATCTTGGCTCTATGGCTTGGGCTGATGCAGGTGTTCGGCCTGTCTCCATTCTTTGCCAAGCGACCGCAGGACGTCCTTGTCTTCCTCTTCACCGAACCTGCGGCCGATGCCAACCGCGCAACACTTCTGGGTACTTTCTGGCAGACCTTGTCGCTGACTTTGCCTGGCTACGTCGCCGGCCTCGGACTGGGTGTCGGCCTTGCCATTGTGCTGGTGCTGCGACCAGCTGTAGCTGCAGGGATGTTGCCGATCGCCATTGCCTTGCGCTCCGTGCCGATTGTGACGACAGCGCCCCTTCTGGTGCTGGCACTCGGTCGTGGCGCCGTTGGCACCATAACGATCGTCGCCGTCATGATCTTCTTGCCAACGCTCGCCGCTTGTCTTGAAGGCATGCGCCGCACACCGCAGCCGGTGCTCGATTTGTTTGCGAGCTACGCCGCTTCGTCGTGGCAGAAGCTGATCCACGCACAGATCCCGGCTATGCTGCCGGCCTTCTTCGCTTCGGCTCGCATGGCGGTGCCCGCGGCACTACTGGCTGCAACGACTGCAGAATGGCTGGCGACAGGCACGGGCATGGGGAGCCTCATGGCAATGACCGCCTCGACCTCCAACTACGCCATGCTGTGGAGTGCCATCGTGCTCCTAGCCCTTACGGCAAGCCTGCTTTATGCGCTGCTGCAAAGTCTCGAACGCCGAATCCTCAAAACCTTCGCCAGCGAGCAACTAGCCCTATGA
- a CDS encoding ABC transporter substrate-binding protein, giving the protein MSKLSLSRRQFVGAGLGTLGLSALSPRLLAQETKDVALQLSWLHSVQFGGSYIAKSKGYWSDAGLNVALNPGGPNAPVDPAVVTGQALVGISAADYASASVEQGAPFKIIGVAMQKNPFVIASLPANPVNTPADLVGKSIGMALANTPVLQALCTINNVDISQIEIVPTQYDAAPLLADQVDCLLCWETDLPVAMAIKGVESVTMLMADHGYAVHSQTYIATDDSLANRRSDLVALMRGEVNGWNDYKADPKAAASLTLELYPDQGLDLPTQQLQAERQVPLMFSALTDQFGFGWFTDETVEQNVETLGLLGRSVTADLWDRSILEEVHAQV; this is encoded by the coding sequence ATGTCCAAACTCAGTCTTTCTCGCCGCCAGTTCGTCGGTGCCGGCCTTGGAACGCTTGGCCTTTCCGCTCTGTCACCGCGTCTCTTGGCCCAGGAGACCAAGGACGTCGCCTTGCAGCTGAGCTGGCTCCATTCGGTGCAGTTCGGTGGCAGCTACATCGCCAAGTCCAAGGGCTACTGGTCGGACGCCGGGCTCAACGTGGCGCTCAATCCCGGCGGCCCCAACGCGCCAGTCGACCCAGCCGTCGTCACGGGGCAGGCCCTGGTTGGTATTTCGGCAGCAGACTATGCCTCGGCATCGGTGGAGCAGGGTGCGCCTTTCAAGATCATTGGCGTCGCCATGCAGAAAAATCCCTTCGTCATCGCTTCGCTTCCCGCCAATCCGGTCAACACCCCGGCAGATCTGGTCGGCAAGAGTATCGGCATGGCCCTTGCCAATACGCCTGTGCTGCAGGCCCTCTGCACCATCAACAATGTCGACATCAGCCAGATCGAGATCGTGCCGACCCAGTATGACGCTGCGCCGCTGCTTGCCGACCAGGTGGATTGCCTGCTGTGCTGGGAAACCGACCTTCCAGTGGCTATGGCCATCAAGGGGGTGGAGAGTGTGACCATGCTCATGGCCGATCACGGCTATGCGGTACATTCGCAGACCTATATCGCCACCGACGATAGTCTTGCCAATCGCCGGAGCGACCTCGTTGCCCTCATGCGGGGCGAAGTGAACGGCTGGAACGACTACAAGGCAGACCCGAAGGCAGCTGCCTCGTTGACGCTTGAGCTCTATCCGGACCAGGGTCTGGATCTGCCGACCCAGCAATTGCAGGCCGAGCGCCAAGTGCCGCTGATGTTCTCAGCGCTGACCGATCAATTCGGCTTTGGCTGGTTCACCGATGAAACCGTCGAGCAGAATGTGGAAACCCTTGGCCTGCTCGGCCGCAGCGTCACTGCCGATCTTTGGGACCGATCCATCCTTGAGGAAGTGCATGCCCAAGTCTGA